Genomic segment of Candidatus Neomarinimicrobiota bacterium:
TGAGCAAGCCAGGCATGGTCATTCTCACTCATCTATCCTGGCAGCATTGTCTGATTGTCAGTTCGTCCTGGCCCGGGGGATGGGGCGCCGGATCTATGATGATCTCAGAGGAGCGAATATTCAATCCGTGATCACAGATCAAGTTACTGTTGATGGGGCGCTGAAGGCATACATAGAGGGAACGCTAAAAGACAATCCTGAAAAGGGTTGCGAGCATTAATCCTTTCTGAGTATTGCAAGTGTTGATGATAATGAAGACGGAACCGCAAAAAGTATTTGAAAAAATATGAATATCGACACTTCGACTGGGCTCAGTGACCGCTTAACTACAATAATTATAATAGGTTACGAAAATATGGCGTATGTTTATAATAATCAACACTTTGCGTCATTTCGACAGGCTCAATACAGCGCTCTGCGTGCTCTGCCTGCCCGCACGAAGTTATACGCAGGCGGGCGAGAGGGACTTTTTGCGAGGGCGTCAATGAACAAATGTTACAGGAATTGAAATGTCAGATTTGAAAGAACTTACGCGTGAACAACTCATCGGAATGATGGATGATTTTGCCAAGAACTGGCTAGCCCATGATGGATTATGGTTTCAAGCTGTGGAAAAGGATTTTGGGATGGATGCAGCCATTGCCTGTGACACTGAGGCGTGGCGGAGATTTACGGTTATTGAAGCCCGGCGGATCATGAAACGTCATGATATACCCCCGAATTCAGGTCTGGAAGGACTGAAGAAGGCTCTAAACTACCGATTGTATGCTCGCCTGAATATTCAGGAAGTCATAGATGAGACTGAAACCAGTTTTGTCTTTCGGATGAACGATTGTCGGGTCCAATCTGCTAGAAAAAGACATGGATTGCCGGATTTCCCCTGCAAATCCGTTGGGATC
This window contains:
- a CDS encoding NifB/NifX family molybdenum-iron cluster-binding protein — protein: MKIGIASDDRTTIAQHFGRTLGFVIAEIEGGKVISEEYRPNTFSMHMQQKEHQHSEQARHGHSHSSILAALSDCQFVLARGMGRRIYDDLRGANIQSVITDQVTVDGALKAYIEGTLKDNPEKGCEH
- a CDS encoding DUF6125 family protein → MSDLKELTREQLIGMMDDFAKNWLAHDGLWFQAVEKDFGMDAAIACDTEAWRRFTVIEARRIMKRHDIPPNSGLEGLKKALNYRLYARLNIQEVIDETETSFVFRMNDCRVQSARKRHGLPDFPCKSVGIVEYTEFARTIDPRISTLCIACPPDAHPEEYYCAWKFTIN